From a region of the Drosophila virilis strain 15010-1051.87 chromosome 3, Dvir_AGI_RSII-ME, whole genome shotgun sequence genome:
- the LOC6623565 gene encoding odorant receptor 42b translates to MIFKNIRDPAIGDLLPSRVAFEHLERVMKFAGWISPLKGTRFYWLYRAWSVLVTTLSGIYVPVGFFASYIINFSSFTPGDFLTSIQVAFNAACLFVKIVILIPNVWRFQKAKDQLDIMDKRFVLEGEAIEIHRCVVRCNSVYMVYQTIYASYSLLTYFSSVLTGSTPWGIYIPFVDYRSSTHSLWLAATFELIVGSGSVLLDLLVDIYPVIFGILLRTHIQLLMKRVARLRESTSKTEDETYEELVNCVKDHKNILQYSDILRPVISGTIFAQFLAIGLCLGLSMANLLFFSNIWTGLATFVFIFVLMIQTFPFCFICELVEDDCIGLTNAIFHSNWIGASKRYKTTLIYFLQQTQRTITFIAGGIFPICMKTNIEMAKLAFTVVTVVKQMNFIEKLK, encoded by the exons ATGATATTCAAGAATATAAGAGATCCAGCAATTGGGGATTTGCTTCCATCTCGGGTGGCCTTCGAGCATTTGGAAAGGGTAATGAAATTTGCAGGCTGGATTTCGCCACTGAAGGGCACTCGCTTTTACTGGTTATATCGCGCTTGGAGTGTACTTGTAACAACATTAAGCGGAATCTATGTGCCCGTTGGATTCTTTGCAAGctacataattaattttagcAGCTTTACTCCGGGAGATTTTCTAACTTCAATACAGGTCGCTTTCAATGCGGCTTGCCTCTTTGTAAAGATCGTGATTCTGATACCAAATGTGTGGCGTTTTCAGAAGGCAAAAGATCAACTCGATATAATGGATAAGCGATTTGTTCTAGAAGGAGAAGCCATTGAAATACATCGTTGCGTCGTTCGCTGCAATTCTGTTTATATGGTATATCAAACGATCTACGCTTCGTACTCCTTGTTGACCTATTTTAGCTCCGTTTTGACTGGATCAACACCTTGGGGAATTTACATTCCTTTTGTGGACTATCGCTCAAGTACACACAGCTTGTGGTTGGCTGCTACCTTTGAACTTATTGTCGGTTCCGGTTCAGTCTTATTAGACCTATTGGTAGACATCTATCCGGTGATTTTTGGCATACTTCTGAGAACCCATATTCAACTCTTAATGAAGCGTGTAGCAAGATTGCGTGAATCTACCAGTAAAACCGAGGATGAGACCTATGAGGAGCTGGTTAATTGTGTCAAAGATCATAAGAACATTCTGCA gtACTCTGACATTCTGCGACCAGTTATATCAGGCACCATATTTGCCCAATTTCTGGCCATTGGACTGTGTCTGGGCCTATCAATGGCTAACTTATTGTTCTTTTCAAACATCTGGACTGGTCTGGCTACATTTGTCTTTATTTTCGTGCTGATGATCCAAACTTTTCCCTTTTGTTTCATCTGCGAGCTAGTTGAGGACGATTGCATTGGCTTGACTAATGCAATATTTCATTCCAATTGGATAGGTGCAAGTAAACGGTATAAGACAACTCTGATCTACTTTCTACAACAGACTCAACGGACGATTACCTTTATTGCTGGAGGTATCTTTCCGATCTGCATGAAAACTAACATTGAG ATGGCCAAGTTGGCATTTACTGTGGTAACTGTCGTTAAGCAAAtgaattttattgaaaaacttAAGTAA